In Amycolatopsis sp. FBCC-B4732, the genomic stretch GTCGGCCTGCAGCGCGCCCAGCTCGCCGAAGCGCCCGACCGAGCCGCGGACCAGCACCGGGCCGGTGCCGAAGTGGCCCCACTTGCGCGAAGAGAAGGTGAACGCCTTCGACGCGTACGGCCGGCCCGAAGCGTCGCGCTCGCCGTGGCCGATCAGGATCCCCGACGCCTCCGGCAGCCGCGTGCCGGGCGGCAGCGCCATCGCGACCACCGCCATCGACGCCAGTTCGACCTCGCCGAACGCCGCCGAAGCCGCGGGCACCAGGTCGGCCAGCAGCCGCCGGGCCGAGGGTGCGGGGACGGCGAGGACCACGGCGTCGGCCTCGACGGTGTTGTCCGCGGGCGCGTGCGCGGTCGGCGCGGCGCCGATGCGCAGCCGCCAGCCCGCGCCGTGCCGCTCGATGTCGCAGACCGGCAGCCCGGTCCGCAGCTCCGCGCCGGAAGCTTCGGTGAGCCGGTCGATCACCGTGCCGAGCCCGCCCGGGACGGTGCCGAACACCGGCGCGGTGGACGGGTTCGCCGGCAGCTGCGCGGCCGCCGCCGCGGTCAGCGAGCCCGCGCCCGCCGCCAGCGCCGACGCCAGGCCGGGCATGGTCGCGCGCAGGCCGAGGCCGTCCGCCCCGCCCGCGTAGACGCCGCCGAGCAGCGGGTCGACCAGCCGGTCGACCAGTTCGTCGCCGAAGCGCTCGCGCAGCAGCGGCCCCAGCGGCAGGTCACCGCTGGGCAGCCGCAGTTCCGGCAGGGAGACCTCGGCCTCGACGGCCCGCCGTCCGGCTTCGGAAAGCACGCCGGCCACGGACTCCGCGGACGCCGGGACGCCCATCAGCGTGCCGGCCGGCATGCCCGTCACGCTGCCACCGGCGTGGATCTTCGCGCGCGCCTTCGTCGGGTGGACGACGTCGAGGTCCAGTTCGCGGACCAGCGCCAGCATCTCGGGACGGCGGACGAGGAACGCCTCGGCGCCGACGTCGTAGGGGACGCCGGCGAGCTCGGCCGTGCGCAGCTTCCCGCCCGGCGTCTTCGTCTTCTCGAACACGACGATCTCGGCGTCCGGACCGAGCAGCCGCCGCAGCCGGTACGCCGCGGTCAGCCCGGAAACGCCGCCCCCGACGACCGCGACCCGCTTCACAGCTCGTGCACCAGCCCGACCACGCGCGTCAGCACGTCCGGGTCGACACCCGGCAGCACGCCGTGGCCCAGGTTGAAGATGTGGCCGTCGGCCGCCTTGCCCTCCTCGACGATCCGGCGGACCTCGGCTTCGAGGACCGGCCAGGACGTGTGGAGCAGCGCGGGGTCGAGGTTGCCCTGGACGACGGCGTGCCCGCCGAGGCGCCGCACCGCTTCGTCGAGGGGGATGCGCCAGTCGACGCCGACGACGTCCGCGCCCGCGTCGCGCATGGCGGGCAGCAGCTCGCCGGTGCCGACGCCGAAGTGGATCCGCGGCACGCCGTACGCGGCGACGCCGTCGAGGACCTTCGCCGAGTGCGGCAGGACGAACTCGCGGTAGTCCCGCTCGGACAGCGCGCCCGCCCAGGAGTCGAACAGCTGGACCGCGTCGACGCCCGCGTCGAGCTGGGCGCGCAGGAAGGTCAGCGCGACGTCGGCCAGGCGGCCGGCCAGCTCGTGCCACAGAGCCGGCTCCGAGTGCATCAGGGCCTTGGTGTGCTCGTGGTTGCGGCTCGGGCCGCCCTCGATGAGGTAGCTGGCCAGCGTGAACGGCGCGCCGGCGAAGCCGATCAGCGGGGTACCGCCGAGCCGCTCGACGAGCAGCCGGACGCCGTCGGCGACCTTCGAGACGTGGCCGGGCTCCAGCTCCGGCAGTGCTTTCACCGCCGCGAGGTCGCGCACCGGCGCGGCGGCC encodes the following:
- the hemG gene encoding protoporphyrinogen oxidase codes for the protein MKRVAVVGGGVSGLTAAYRLRRLLGPDAEIVVFEKTKTPGGKLRTAELAGVPYDVGAEAFLVRRPEMLALVRELDLDVVHPTKARAKIHAGGSVTGMPAGTLMGVPASAESVAGVLSEAGRRAVEAEVSLPELRLPSGDLPLGPLLRERFGDELVDRLVDPLLGGVYAGGADGLGLRATMPGLASALAAGAGSLTAAAAAQLPANPSTAPVFGTVPGGLGTVIDRLTEASGAELRTGLPVCDIERHGAGWRLRIGAAPTAHAPADNTVEADAVVLAVPAPSARRLLADLVPAASAAFGEVELASMAVVAMALPPGTRLPEASGILIGHGERDASGRPYASKAFTFSSRKWGHFGTGPVLVRGSVGRFGELGALQADDVELVRVVRADLARLTGVTTAPIETLVTRWGGGLPQYGTGHLERVERIEKAIAAVPGLAVAGATLHGVGLPACVATAEAAAQRIAAQLAE
- the hemE gene encoding uroporphyrinogen decarboxylase: MSPTTPLPQQAAPAARRELPEAPFLAAARGERPARTPVWFMRQAGRSLPEYRALREGVPMLDACFDPEMLAEITLQPVRRHGVDAAILFSDIVVPLKAAGVDIDIVPGTGPVAAAPVRDLAAVKALPELEPGHVSKVADGVRLLVERLGGTPLIGFAGAPFTLASYLIEGGPSRNHEHTKALMHSEPALWHELAGRLADVALTFLRAQLDAGVDAVQLFDSWAGALSERDYREFVLPHSAKVLDGVAAYGVPRIHFGVGTGELLPAMRDAGADVVGVDWRIPLDEAVRRLGGHAVVQGNLDPALLHTSWPVLEAEVRRIVEEGKAADGHIFNLGHGVLPGVDPDVLTRVVGLVHEL